A section of the Helicobacter jaachi genome encodes:
- a CDS encoding ATP-dependent nuclease produces the protein MKAIKALSAILMLCCLVCASYGAFDEDSYLFEAVELEAQNQFDKARDTYLVLYEETKKLEYLKEAILLSSMLDNPSATLDFANEYIAKGGEKDITMHKIFLDSYLKLGLSERAFEEAKIIAKSEDSPLLNDILGSLYASKGKFKEALEYLNKAYEQTKLQDVLQKIITIYLAQSRQDEALKALDTHIELYGCTGNFCKFSIDVYSRFSQVEKIEELFKRAFENAPTIENAQNLILIYAYQKKFKQASDIAAQFPFKPEVLLELYIAQEDYLNASLQAKYLYEEHKNPYFLALEQVYAFEALHNKQDIKQIKRIATNLQNALTLMRNPPKDTPKDSRVDVSLQHSQNSEIGFFLNFLGYLLIDYDIDVKEGVGHVKKALEISPQNPAYLDSLAWGYYKLKDCSAAREQFSLIPEDEIKKEQELQEHKKMIEKCGL, from the coding sequence ATGAAAGCGATAAAAGCTCTAAGCGCGATATTAATGCTATGCTGTTTGGTTTGCGCAAGCTATGGGGCATTTGACGAGGATAGCTATCTTTTTGAAGCCGTTGAGCTAGAGGCGCAAAATCAATTTGATAAGGCAAGAGATACATATTTAGTGCTGTATGAGGAGACCAAAAAACTAGAGTATCTTAAAGAAGCTATTTTGCTCTCCTCCATGCTTGATAACCCTTCTGCTACGCTTGATTTTGCCAATGAATACATCGCAAAAGGCGGGGAGAAAGATATCACTATGCACAAAATCTTTTTAGATTCTTATCTTAAATTAGGTTTGAGTGAGCGCGCCTTTGAGGAAGCAAAAATTATTGCAAAAAGCGAAGATTCGCCTCTTTTAAATGATATTTTAGGCTCGCTTTATGCCTCAAAGGGCAAGTTTAAGGAGGCTTTGGAGTATCTTAATAAGGCGTATGAGCAGACAAAACTACAAGATGTGCTGCAAAAAATTATTACCATTTATCTTGCGCAATCTCGCCAAGATGAGGCGCTAAAGGCTTTAGATACGCATATTGAGCTTTATGGCTGCACAGGGAATTTTTGTAAATTTAGCATTGATGTGTATTCGCGCTTTTCGCAAGTTGAAAAGATTGAGGAGCTTTTTAAGCGTGCCTTTGAGAATGCTCCAACCATTGAAAACGCACAGAATCTTATTCTAATTTATGCCTATCAAAAAAAGTTTAAGCAAGCCTCCGACATAGCTGCGCAATTTCCTTTTAAACCAGAAGTGTTGCTAGAGCTTTATATCGCGCAAGAAGACTATCTGAATGCCTCTTTGCAGGCAAAATACCTTTATGAGGAGCATAAAAACCCCTATTTTTTGGCTCTAGAGCAGGTTTATGCCTTTGAGGCTTTGCACAATAAGCAAGATATAAAGCAAATAAAGCGCATTGCGACAAATCTCCAAAATGCGCTCACCCTTATGCGTAATCCTCCCAAAGATACACCTAAAGATAGCCGCGTTGATGTTTCATTGCAGCATTCGCAAAATAGTGAGATAGGCTTTTTTCTTAATTTCTTAGGCTACTTGCTTATTGATTATGATATTGATGTCAAAGAGGGCGTGGGGCATGTGAAAAAAGCGCTTGAAATCTCGCCGCAAAATCCTGCCTATTTAGATTCTCTCGCGTGGGGATATTATAAGCTTAAAGATTGCAGCGCGGCAAGAGAGCAGTTTAGCCTTATTCCTGAAGATGAGATAAAAAAAGAGCAAGAATTGCAAGAGCATAAAAAAATGATTGAAAAATGCGGACTTTAG